In Rhodoferax koreense, a genomic segment contains:
- a CDS encoding Csu type fimbrial protein — MLHQITHGARALLCWLALGGLAPAALACTMNETGGNLGSVTTFRVKSGAAITSSANFAAGCSGVVLSALGTPAITATIQPSVTGLTLKNGANAIPYQVYSNAGMSTSYTGGLVVVNLSGTNLLTVLGGSGLNVPIFISTAPGANVPAGTYTDTLQVTWNYQNICEGLLGVLGACVGVSTNASVTRSLLVTLTVSNDCTITAPPVSFGSAPLVSGFPTVSQNISLLCSKNMTYTVGLSAGNNFASGRRQMASGSNRLSYDIYKADNTVWGSLTTARANGPAPSDGSTVQTIPYTARVYQDQATPAAAVYTDSVVVDVSF; from the coding sequence GCGCGCGCGCCCTGCTCTGCTGGCTGGCCCTTGGCGGACTGGCGCCGGCCGCATTGGCTTGCACCATGAACGAAACCGGGGGCAATCTCGGCTCGGTCACCACATTCCGCGTCAAGAGCGGCGCCGCGATCACCAGTTCGGCCAACTTCGCCGCCGGTTGCTCCGGCGTCGTGCTGTCGGCCTTGGGAACACCCGCCATCACGGCGACGATCCAGCCGTCGGTGACGGGTCTCACGCTCAAGAACGGCGCCAACGCCATCCCCTACCAGGTCTACAGCAATGCGGGCATGAGCACGAGCTACACCGGTGGGCTGGTGGTGGTCAATCTTTCGGGCACGAACCTGCTCACCGTGCTGGGCGGCAGCGGGCTCAACGTGCCGATCTTCATCAGCACCGCGCCGGGCGCCAACGTGCCCGCCGGCACCTACACCGACACGCTGCAGGTCACCTGGAACTACCAGAACATCTGCGAAGGCCTGCTGGGCGTGCTCGGGGCCTGCGTCGGCGTTTCGACCAACGCGTCCGTGACGCGCTCCTTGCTGGTGACCCTGACGGTGAGCAACGACTGCACCATCACGGCGCCGCCGGTGAGCTTCGGCAGCGCGCCGCTGGTGAGCGGCTTTCCCACCGTGTCGCAGAACATCTCGCTCCTGTGCTCCAAGAACATGACCTACACGGTCGGCCTCAGCGCGGGTAACAACTTCGCCAGCGGACGCCGCCAGATGGCCAGCGGCAGCAACCGCCTGTCCTACGACATCTACAAGGCCGACAACACCGTCTGGGGCAGCCTGACCACCGCGCGCGCCAACGGCCCGGCCCCGAGCGACGGCAGCACCGTGCAGACCATCCCCTACACCGCCCGCGTCTACCAGGACCAGGCCACGCCGGCGGCCGCTGTCTACACCGACAGCGTGGTGGTGGATGTCAGTTTCTAG
- a CDS encoding SDR family NAD(P)-dependent oxidoreductase: MSEQESNTRGAGGDASIAELFSLKGRVALVTGARRGIGWAVALMLAKAGAHVVLNDVVEQELAARVADLEGMGCKASGSVFDVTDHAAVKQAIDAIVAAHGALDIVVNNAGNQNRKPFTDYTPEEWASIQQVHVTGTFNVTQAAARHMIERAFGRIIMMSSLSVAASRSTLAPYATAKGAVTTLMRELAFELGPKGITCNAVAPGFLDTEFTTALVQDPAFSAWVKQRVPLGRWGRPEDIAPAVLFLTSPAGSYVNGALLNIDGGVLCGL, encoded by the coding sequence ATGTCGGAACAAGAGTCGAACACCAGGGGCGCAGGCGGCGATGCAAGCATCGCCGAATTATTTTCGTTGAAGGGCCGGGTTGCGCTGGTCACCGGCGCCAGGCGCGGCATCGGATGGGCCGTGGCGCTGATGCTGGCCAAGGCCGGCGCGCACGTCGTGCTGAACGATGTGGTGGAACAGGAGTTGGCGGCCAGGGTGGCGGATCTCGAAGGCATGGGTTGCAAGGCCTCTGGCAGCGTCTTCGATGTGACCGATCACGCCGCCGTGAAGCAGGCCATCGACGCCATCGTGGCGGCGCACGGCGCGCTGGACATCGTGGTCAACAACGCTGGGAACCAGAACCGCAAGCCCTTCACCGATTACACCCCCGAAGAATGGGCGTCGATCCAGCAGGTGCATGTGACGGGCACGTTCAACGTGACCCAGGCCGCGGCGCGGCACATGATCGAACGGGCGTTCGGCCGCATCATCATGATGAGTTCGCTGTCGGTCGCGGCCAGCCGCTCCACGCTTGCGCCCTATGCCACCGCCAAGGGCGCCGTGACCACGCTGATGCGCGAACTGGCTTTCGAACTCGGCCCGAAGGGCATCACCTGCAATGCGGTGGCACCGGGTTTCCTCGACACCGAATTCACCACCGCGCTGGTTCAGGATCCCGCGTTCTCGGCTTGGGTGAAGCAGCGTGTGCCGCTCGGCCGATGGGGCCGGCCCGAGGACATCGCACCGGCGGTCCTGTTCCTCACTTCGCCCGCGGGCAGCTATGTGAACGGCGCCCTGCTGAACATCGACGGCGGTGTGCTCTGCGGCCTTTGA
- a CDS encoding putative bifunctional diguanylate cyclase/phosphodiesterase, with the protein MPRIPFTPVRSVPPRLDDGRTSAGSGRLACLLQSLCVRWLGKGLQPWATQLPRRQAPTGISPAPQVPAQDQIDRQLAALVYAHSTEAMMVTDKDNCIVAVNPAFVQMTGYAAEEVIGQDPSLLNSPHHDQSFYKKLRRTLLDTGQWRGEIWSQRKCGDSFPGWLSISTVYGRFGEVQRRVTLFSDLTRTKASEALIWRQANFDTLTQLPNRSMLKDRLAEEIKKAMRDDRAVALLAIHLDNFAGINESHDQDWADRLLVEASRRIVGCVRTTDSVARTASDGFVALLTGLHSADRAGQVAQNILHRLAQPFELDTALVALSGSVGITVYPGDAAPVDTMLHNAQQAMVAARQQGGNQYSFFTPSLQEAAQQKLQLTRELRAAVAGQQFCLHFQPIVELGTGRVCKAEALVRWQHPERGLVGPGEFIALAEENRLIGEIGDWVFKEAARWTLRWRETYCPQFQVSVNKSPAQFGRTQNHAAGWIAHLRQLGLPGRAVALEITEGLLLNATPAIGDCLRSYREAGMQVAIDDFGTGYSSLSYLKNLELDYLKIDRSFTSNLAPGASELALCEAIVVMAHKLGLKVVAEGIETAQQRDLLVAMGCDYGQGYLFSRPLAPEAFEHTLMSTHHREAGAEMKK; encoded by the coding sequence ATGCCGAGGATTCCCTTCACGCCAGTCCGTTCCGTACCCCCCAGGCTGGATGACGGCCGCACCTCGGCCGGATCGGGCCGCCTGGCATGTCTTCTGCAAAGCCTGTGCGTGCGCTGGTTGGGTAAAGGGTTGCAACCCTGGGCCACGCAGCTGCCGCGTCGCCAGGCGCCGACCGGCATCTCGCCGGCCCCGCAGGTGCCCGCGCAGGACCAGATCGACCGCCAACTGGCGGCGCTGGTCTACGCCCACAGCACCGAGGCCATGATGGTGACCGACAAGGACAACTGCATCGTCGCGGTGAACCCCGCCTTCGTCCAGATGACGGGCTACGCGGCCGAAGAGGTGATCGGCCAGGATCCCAGCCTGCTGAACTCCCCGCACCACGACCAGTCGTTCTACAAGAAGCTGCGCCGCACGCTGCTCGACACGGGGCAGTGGCGGGGAGAGATCTGGAGCCAGCGCAAGTGCGGCGACTCCTTTCCCGGTTGGCTCAGCATCAGCACGGTGTACGGCCGGTTTGGTGAAGTTCAGCGCCGCGTGACGCTGTTCTCGGACCTGACCCGTACCAAGGCTTCGGAGGCGTTGATCTGGCGTCAGGCCAATTTCGATACGCTGACGCAGTTGCCGAACCGCAGCATGCTGAAGGATCGCCTTGCCGAGGAGATCAAGAAGGCCATGCGCGACGACCGCGCCGTGGCGCTGCTGGCGATCCATCTGGACAACTTTGCCGGCATCAACGAAAGCCACGACCAGGATTGGGCCGACCGGTTGCTGGTCGAGGCCTCGCGGCGCATCGTCGGCTGCGTGCGCACCACCGACTCGGTGGCGCGCACCGCCAGCGACGGCTTCGTGGCGCTGCTGACCGGCCTGCACAGCGCCGACCGCGCCGGCCAGGTCGCACAGAACATCCTGCACCGCCTGGCCCAGCCCTTCGAGCTCGACACGGCATTGGTCGCCTTGTCGGGCAGCGTGGGCATCACGGTCTATCCCGGCGATGCGGCACCGGTGGACACCATGCTGCACAACGCGCAGCAGGCCATGGTGGCGGCCCGTCAGCAGGGCGGCAACCAGTACAGTTTTTTCACACCCAGCCTGCAGGAGGCGGCACAACAGAAGTTGCAGCTCACGCGCGAACTGCGGGCGGCCGTGGCCGGGCAGCAGTTCTGCCTGCATTTCCAGCCCATCGTCGAACTGGGCACCGGGCGGGTCTGCAAGGCCGAAGCCCTGGTGCGCTGGCAACACCCGGAACGCGGCCTGGTGGGTCCCGGCGAGTTCATCGCGCTGGCCGAGGAGAACCGGCTCATCGGCGAGATCGGCGACTGGGTCTTCAAGGAAGCGGCCCGCTGGACGCTGCGCTGGCGCGAGACCTACTGCCCGCAATTCCAGGTCAGCGTGAACAAGTCACCGGCCCAGTTCGGCCGCACGCAGAACCACGCCGCGGGCTGGATCGCGCACCTGCGCCAGCTTGGCTTGCCGGGTCGTGCGGTGGCGCTGGAGATCACCGAAGGCCTGCTGCTGAACGCCACGCCGGCGATCGGGGATTGCCTGAGGAGTTACCGCGAGGCCGGGATGCAGGTGGCCATCGACGATTTCGGCACGGGTTATTCCTCGCTGTCCTACCTGAAGAACCTGGAGCTCGACTACCTGAAGATCGACCGCTCCTTCACCAGCAACCTGGCGCCCGGCGCCAGCGAACTCGCGCTGTGCGAGGCCATCGTGGTGATGGCGCACAAGCTCGGGCTGAAGGTGGTGGCCGAAGGCATCGAAACCGCGCAACAGCGCGACCTGCTCGTGGCCATGGGCTGCGACTACGGCCAGGGCTACCTCTTCAGCCGGCCGCTCGCACCAGAAGCCTTCGAGCACACGCTGATGTCCACCCACCATCGGGAAGCCGGTGCGGAAATGAAAAAGTGA
- a CDS encoding response regulator transcription factor — protein sequence MHIGVLEDDPSQRELIMVLIEEGQHTSRGFGLAQTFQEALKRETFDLVLVDWVLPDGTGGQVIEWIRANIGWHLPVIVVTAQEDEETVVAALQAGADDYIVKPPKPLELLARVSSALRRARPNALAILRVGEYEIDIQRERVSLAGEPMAMTQKEFDLSVVLFQNLGKILSRDFLLDRVWGKTADVDVRTVDTHVSRLRRKLSLDGSRGWKLAPVYGFGYRFDRVSGPN from the coding sequence ATGCATATCGGCGTACTCGAAGACGATCCGTCCCAGCGCGAGTTGATCATGGTCCTGATCGAGGAAGGCCAGCACACGAGCCGCGGTTTCGGCCTGGCGCAGACCTTCCAGGAAGCCTTGAAGCGTGAAACCTTTGATCTGGTGCTGGTCGACTGGGTGCTGCCCGACGGCACGGGCGGGCAGGTGATCGAGTGGATTCGCGCCAACATCGGCTGGCACCTGCCGGTGATCGTGGTCACCGCCCAGGAGGACGAGGAAACCGTGGTTGCCGCCCTGCAGGCCGGGGCCGACGACTACATCGTGAAACCGCCCAAGCCGCTCGAACTGCTGGCCCGCGTGAGCTCGGCGCTGCGCCGCGCCAGGCCCAATGCGCTGGCCATCCTGCGCGTGGGCGAATACGAGATCGACATCCAGCGCGAACGGGTCAGCCTGGCCGGCGAGCCGATGGCGATGACGCAGAAGGAATTCGACCTGTCGGTGGTGCTCTTCCAGAATCTTGGCAAGATCCTGTCGCGCGACTTCCTGCTCGACAGGGTGTGGGGCAAGACCGCCGATGTGGACGTGCGCACCGTCGACACCCATGTGAGCCGTTTGCGTCGCAAACTGTCGCTGGACGGCAGCCGTGGCTGGAAACTTGCCCCCGTCTACGGCTTCGGCTACCGCTTCGACCGCGTCTCCGGTCCGAACTAG
- a CDS encoding response regulator codes for MLVQIATVVASGLIILALAFLQRSQSEVFTSNLTKVRDFRAARIELGSSLLRLGWNAPSPGAITDGAEGAGVLQALSRIEDSLRRFDADPDGMTRLVEMRVDELRRELPIGNAAASAIDAVQLKTGYVALEQAMGRLDSYNSGQLRALMDRQKLQSNLGVGAALVLLASVGIFVLRNHGRLNRVESDLRESENQLRQMVELMPQMVWSCDAQGQCDYLSSRWAGFAGSPVEHYLGEGWLELIHPDDRDRVYQYWKAIVAAGSNSQQEFRLRRHDGVYRWFDVRGGLVFDVNGQPYKWFGSCTDITERKMFETELTQHRDKLEEEVEQRTAALVSALEERSKTQQRMHELIVKLREAEIFVRMVADNVPGRIAYWDQSMRCRFVNRRYAMWFGLAPEALVDRTMTEVRGAEYFDRYEARIRAALAGESQDYEREEYSVDGEHAVTRVQYLPDLRDGQVLGFFVLTTDITRHKHAEQLLQLSNQQLAEARDRADSANRAKSNFLANMSHEIRTPMNAILGLTHLLRRDIQDPTHQARLAKVSSVANHLLQVINDILDLSKIEAGKLSLENVDFSLDALLTRTCSMVLDVAREKGLEVVLDTGHIPDRLNGDPTRLMQALLNVLSNAVKFTERGSVLLRAELLSQEDTSLLIRFEVRDTGIGIDPAMLPLLFTPFVQADGSSTRRHGGTGLGLTITRHIAELMEGQAGGESLPGKGSRFWISVRLRPAQQAQAQAAPVLKGLRCLLVDDLPDARAAMAEMLRGLGLRTDVAGSGEEALHLVGAARAADDPYAVVVLDWAMPGMDGIETARRLQADAPLAPALVLVSAQDRDELQQQARDAGFGAVLLKPVTPSMLLDGLMRLLKSDAQAPAALRSVEAMEALLRQTHRGARVLLAEDNPVNQEVAADLLQAAGLVVDIAGDGEQAVRMARRGRYDLVLMDVQMPRMDGLEATRRLRQNPMMVDLPIIAMTANAFVEDRQACLDAGMNEHLAKPVDPRVLHEVLLRWLPLRPRLAPAVAPPDAAAAEIGPEQMLAGIRGLDLAVTYEQCANKPALAVRVLRQFLGHYRNTGAALMDYLHAGELEEPRKKLHSLRGAAGAVGAVKVLDGVVKTQAAMKAEAPLAELLPLAQALSDDLDALIAELAARLEA; via the coding sequence ATGTTGGTTCAGATTGCCACGGTCGTTGCCAGTGGGTTGATCATCCTTGCGCTGGCGTTCCTGCAGCGGTCGCAGAGCGAGGTCTTCACCAGCAACCTGACCAAGGTGCGCGACTTCCGCGCGGCGCGCATCGAACTCGGGAGCAGCCTGCTGCGTCTTGGCTGGAATGCCCCATCCCCCGGGGCGATCACCGATGGCGCTGAGGGTGCCGGCGTCCTGCAGGCCCTGTCGCGCATCGAAGACAGCCTGCGGCGGTTCGACGCCGATCCCGACGGCATGACCCGACTGGTCGAAATGCGGGTCGACGAGCTACGCCGCGAGCTGCCGATCGGCAACGCTGCGGCCTCCGCCATCGATGCGGTCCAGCTGAAGACTGGCTACGTGGCGCTTGAACAGGCCATGGGGCGGCTGGACAGCTACAACTCCGGCCAGTTGCGCGCGTTGATGGACAGACAGAAGCTGCAATCCAACCTCGGTGTCGGCGCTGCGCTGGTGTTGCTGGCCTCGGTCGGCATCTTCGTGCTGCGCAACCATGGCCGGCTTAACCGCGTGGAATCCGATCTGCGCGAAAGCGAGAACCAGTTGCGCCAGATGGTGGAGCTGATGCCGCAAATGGTCTGGAGTTGCGACGCACAGGGCCAGTGCGACTACCTCAGCAGCCGCTGGGCCGGCTTCGCCGGGTCACCGGTGGAACACTACCTTGGCGAAGGCTGGCTGGAACTGATCCACCCCGACGATCGCGACCGTGTCTACCAATACTGGAAGGCGATCGTGGCGGCGGGCAGCAACTCCCAGCAGGAATTCCGGCTGCGGCGGCACGACGGCGTGTACCGTTGGTTCGACGTGCGCGGCGGCCTGGTGTTCGACGTGAACGGCCAGCCCTACAAATGGTTCGGCTCCTGTACCGACATCACCGAGCGCAAGATGTTCGAGACCGAGTTGACCCAGCACCGCGACAAACTGGAGGAAGAAGTCGAGCAGCGTACGGCCGCGCTGGTGTCGGCGCTGGAAGAGCGCAGCAAGACGCAGCAGCGCATGCACGAACTCATCGTCAAGCTGCGCGAGGCCGAGATCTTCGTGCGCATGGTGGCCGACAACGTGCCCGGCCGTATCGCCTACTGGGACCAGTCCATGCGCTGCCGCTTCGTGAATCGCCGCTACGCGATGTGGTTCGGCCTGGCGCCCGAAGCCTTGGTCGACCGAACCATGACCGAGGTGCGGGGTGCCGAATATTTCGATCGCTACGAGGCGCGCATCCGGGCTGCGCTGGCCGGCGAGTCGCAGGACTACGAACGCGAGGAATACAGCGTCGACGGGGAACACGCCGTGACGCGCGTGCAGTACCTGCCCGACCTGCGCGACGGCCAGGTGCTCGGCTTCTTCGTGCTGACGACCGACATCACGCGGCACAAGCATGCCGAACAGCTACTGCAACTGAGCAATCAGCAACTCGCCGAGGCCCGTGACCGCGCCGATTCGGCCAACCGCGCCAAGAGCAACTTCCTGGCCAACATGAGCCATGAAATCCGCACGCCGATGAACGCCATCCTGGGCCTGACGCACCTGCTGCGCCGTGACATCCAGGATCCGACCCACCAGGCGCGCCTGGCCAAGGTCTCCAGTGTGGCCAATCACCTGCTGCAGGTCATCAACGACATCCTCGACCTGTCGAAGATCGAGGCCGGCAAGCTGTCGCTGGAGAACGTCGATTTCTCGCTGGACGCGCTGCTCACCCGCACCTGCAGCATGGTGCTGGACGTCGCCCGCGAGAAGGGGCTCGAGGTGGTGCTCGACACGGGGCATATCCCGGACCGCCTCAACGGCGACCCGACGCGGCTGATGCAGGCCTTGCTCAACGTGCTCAGCAATGCCGTCAAGTTCACCGAGCGCGGCTCGGTGTTGCTGCGTGCCGAACTGCTGAGCCAGGAGGACACCAGCCTGCTGATCCGCTTCGAGGTGCGCGACACCGGCATCGGCATCGACCCGGCCATGCTGCCGCTGTTGTTCACGCCCTTCGTGCAGGCCGACGGCTCGAGCACGCGGCGTCATGGCGGCACGGGCCTGGGGCTGACCATCACCCGGCACATCGCCGAACTCATGGAGGGACAGGCCGGCGGGGAAAGCCTGCCCGGCAAGGGCAGCCGATTCTGGATCAGTGTGCGGCTGCGTCCTGCCCAGCAGGCTCAAGCGCAGGCGGCGCCGGTCCTCAAGGGCCTGCGCTGCCTGCTGGTCGACGATCTGCCCGATGCGCGGGCCGCCATGGCCGAAATGTTGCGCGGCCTCGGCCTGCGCACCGATGTCGCGGGCAGCGGCGAGGAAGCCTTGCACCTGGTGGGCGCTGCACGGGCGGCCGACGACCCCTATGCCGTGGTGGTGCTGGATTGGGCCATGCCTGGCATGGATGGCATCGAGACAGCCAGGCGTTTGCAGGCGGACGCGCCTCTTGCGCCCGCGCTGGTCTTGGTCTCGGCGCAGGACCGCGACGAACTCCAGCAGCAAGCGCGCGACGCCGGCTTCGGCGCGGTGCTGCTCAAGCCAGTCACGCCTTCCATGCTGCTCGATGGCCTGATGCGGCTCTTGAAAAGCGATGCGCAGGCGCCGGCCGCGCTGCGCAGCGTTGAGGCCATGGAAGCCCTGCTGCGCCAGACGCATCGCGGCGCACGTGTGCTGCTGGCCGAGGACAATCCGGTGAACCAGGAGGTCGCCGCCGACCTGCTGCAGGCCGCCGGCCTGGTGGTGGACATCGCCGGCGATGGCGAACAGGCCGTGCGCATGGCCCGCCGCGGCCGCTACGACCTGGTGCTGATGGACGTGCAGATGCCGCGCATGGACGGCCTGGAGGCGACCCGGCGTCTGCGCCAGAACCCGATGATGGTCGATCTGCCCATCATCGCCATGACCGCCAATGCCTTCGTCGAAGACCGGCAGGCCTGCCTGGATGCCGGCATGAACGAGCACCTCGCCAAACCTGTCGACCCCCGGGTGCTGCATGAGGTGCTGCTGCGCTGGCTGCCGTTACGCCCGCGACTGGCTCCGGCCGTGGCGCCGCCCGATGCAGCGGCCGCAGAAATCGGCCCGGAGCAGATGCTCGCCGGCATCCGTGGCCTCGATCTGGCCGTCACCTACGAGCAATGCGCCAACAAGCCCGCACTGGCGGTGCGCGTGCTGCGTCAGTTCCTCGGGCACTATCGCAATACCGGCGCAGCGTTGATGGACTACCTGCACGCCGGCGAGCTCGAAGAGCCGCGCAAGAAACTGCATTCGCTGCGCGGTGCAGCCGGTGCGGTGGGCGCGGTGAAAGTGCTCGACGGAGTGGTGAAAACGCAGGCCGCGATGAAGGCCGAAGCGCCGCTGGCGGAACTGCTGCCGTTGGCGCAGGCGCTGAGCGACGACCTGGATGCGTTGATCGCCGAACTGGCGGCGCGGCTCGAAGCCTAG